In Octopus sinensis unplaced genomic scaffold, ASM634580v1 Contig15444, whole genome shotgun sequence, one genomic interval encodes:
- the LOC115230376 gene encoding zinc finger protein 681-like, with protein sequence MSKELGKSRYSCEICGKSFSVCSNVIKHIRVHTGEKPFHCDTCGKSFSQNNHLTKHKRVHTGERPFHCEICGKAFSQTSDLTNHKRIHTGEKPYHCVTCGKSFSQNSALTKHKRIHTGEKPYHCDVCGKAFSANSNLTSHKHIHTGERPYHCDICGKSFSASSTLSTHKRFHSGDRQNYCDICGKSFFGISDLTKHKRTHSGEKPYHCVICGKSFSANSTLTQHKRVHTGEKPYHCDICGLSFSQNSHLTKHKFIHTGEKP encoded by the coding sequence ATGTCAAAAGAATTAGGGAAATCACGATAttcttgtgaaatctgtggtaagtcattctctgtATGTAGTAATGTGATTAAACACAttcgtgttcatacaggtgagaagccatttcactgtgatacctgtggtaaatcattctctcaaaacaatcacttaactaaacataaacgtgttcatacaggtgagagaccatttcactgtgaaatctgcgGTAAAGCATTCTCTCAGACCAGTGACTTAACgaaccacaaacgtattcatacaggtgagaagccatatcactgtgttacctgtgggaaatcattctctcaaaacagtgctttaactaaacacaaacgtattcatacgggagagaaaccctatcactgtgatgtctgtggcaaGGCATTCTCTGCAAATAGTAACTTAACCAGtcacaagcatattcatacaggggagagaccatatcattgtgacatctgtggtaaatccttttctgCAAGTAGTACATTAAGTACACACAAACGCTTTCATTCAGGAGATAGACAAAactactgtgatatctgtggtaaatcattctttggaATTAgtgacttgactaaacacaaacgtactcattctggggagaaaccatatcattgtgttatctgtggtaaatcattctctgcaaacaGTACCTTAACTcagcacaaacgtgttcatacaggggagaagccatatcactgtgatatttgcggtctctcattctctcaaaatagtcacctaactaaacacaaatttatacatacaggagagaaaccataa